From a region of the Spelaeicoccus albus genome:
- a CDS encoding LLM class flavin-dependent oxidoreductase has protein sequence MSETSSPTSIELGLDTFGDAYTGPDGELLPGAAVIRDVVEQAALADRVGVDFIGVGEHHRPDLTVSAPDVVLAAIAGRTSRIRLGSAVTVLSSDDPVRVFERFSTLDAVSSGRAEVIIGRGSFIESFPLFGYDLGDYETLFNEKLDLFSQLLEEKPVTWSGTMRAPLSGQELYPKTESGRLRAWIGVGGSPESVIRSVKYRIPMMLAIIGGDPTRFAPYVDLYHRAQNELGVPAMPLGAHSPGHIAETDEQAREELWPHYKTMQDRIGAERGWPPATRAGFESEAEHGSQYVGSPETVARRIAATVTTLGLDRFDLKYANGPMPHDQLMTSIELYGTRVIPLVRELLA, from the coding sequence ATGTCCGAGACATCGAGTCCCACTTCCATCGAGCTCGGCCTCGACACATTCGGTGATGCGTATACGGGGCCGGACGGCGAGCTGCTTCCCGGCGCCGCGGTCATCCGGGACGTCGTCGAGCAGGCTGCGCTGGCCGATCGGGTCGGCGTCGATTTCATCGGCGTCGGCGAGCATCACCGCCCCGATCTGACTGTGAGCGCGCCGGACGTCGTGCTGGCCGCCATTGCGGGCCGGACGTCGCGGATCCGCCTCGGCTCCGCCGTCACCGTGCTCAGCTCGGATGATCCGGTGCGCGTGTTCGAACGATTTTCGACGCTGGACGCCGTGTCTTCCGGCCGTGCCGAGGTCATCATCGGCCGCGGCTCGTTCATTGAGTCGTTCCCGCTGTTCGGCTACGACCTCGGGGACTACGAGACACTGTTCAACGAAAAACTCGATTTGTTCTCGCAGTTGCTCGAAGAAAAACCCGTCACCTGGTCGGGCACCATGCGAGCGCCGCTGAGTGGTCAGGAGTTGTACCCGAAAACGGAGTCCGGCAGGCTGCGCGCCTGGATTGGGGTGGGCGGCAGCCCGGAATCGGTCATCCGGTCCGTCAAGTATCGGATTCCGATGATGTTGGCAATCATCGGCGGCGACCCGACGCGGTTCGCTCCGTACGTCGATCTCTATCACCGTGCTCAAAACGAGCTCGGCGTCCCGGCCATGCCGCTCGGCGCCCATTCGCCCGGACACATTGCCGAAACTGATGAGCAGGCTCGCGAAGAACTGTGGCCGCACTATAAGACGATGCAGGATCGGATCGGCGCCGAGCGCGGCTGGCCGCCGGCGACCCGCGCCGGATTCGAATCCGAAGCCGAGCACGGCTCGCAATACGTCGGATCGCCCGAGACCGTGGCACGGCGCATTGCGGCGACTGTCACCACTCTCGGCCTCGACCGTTTTGACCTGAAATACGCAAACGGGCCAATGCCGCACGATCAGCTGATGACGAGCATCGAGCTCTACGGCACACGCGTCATCCCATTGGTGCGCGAATTGCTCGCGTAG
- a CDS encoding gamma carbonic anhydrase family protein → MPTYEHRGRRPVVHPTAYVAPTAVLCGDVQIGAESRILFGAVVSAEDGRVRIGSHCVVMENALVRGRSEHPVDIADNVLVGPHAHINGASVAEGCFLATGSSLFPGSVLAPNVEVRIHGVVHANTSVAEGSVVPIGWIAVGSPARILPPDRHDEIWSIQQGLDFPGTVYGVDRETTAADLMDQQSRWYGAHKNDQRIARHDA, encoded by the coding sequence ATGCCGACCTACGAACACCGAGGACGACGGCCGGTCGTGCACCCGACCGCGTACGTCGCCCCAACGGCAGTGCTGTGCGGAGACGTGCAGATCGGTGCCGAGTCTCGGATCCTCTTCGGCGCCGTCGTCAGCGCCGAGGACGGACGCGTACGGATCGGCAGTCACTGCGTCGTCATGGAAAATGCGCTCGTCCGTGGCCGCTCGGAGCATCCGGTCGACATCGCCGACAACGTCTTGGTCGGCCCGCACGCCCATATCAACGGCGCCTCGGTCGCCGAGGGGTGCTTCCTGGCCACCGGAAGCTCGCTGTTCCCCGGTTCCGTTCTTGCCCCGAACGTCGAGGTGCGCATTCATGGCGTAGTCCATGCCAATACATCGGTCGCCGAGGGTTCTGTCGTCCCGATCGGTTGGATAGCGGTCGGCAGTCCGGCGCGGATTCTTCCGCCCGACAGACACGACGAGATCTGGTCGATCCAGCAGGGTCTCGACTTCCCCGGCACTGTGTACGGCGTCGATCGTGAGACGACGGCAGCCGACCTGATGGATCAACAATCGCGCTGGTACGGAGCGCACAAAAACGACCAGCGGATTGCCAGACACGACGCGTAG
- a CDS encoding LolA family protein translates to MNRKILKWLPVAVVPMVIAGGTLAAHASPDENLPAKTPEQVLTLAQKAQPQPFSGQFTQTSNLGLPSLPQSDQGSHSRLSEALDLATGTHQARVYVGGPRKSRVQVLDKLAERDVVRNGRTVWAYDSAKQAATRVTLPAAQQPSGKHAASPSSPEKSAKKFLANVSPTTRVQLGNDTTVAGRSAYDLVLTPRTSKTLIGSVSIAVDAKTGMALSVAVTARGNETPAVKTAFTSLKLQAPAAGRFNFTPPEGTKVRTKRLKNHSHERATKHDEATTIGHGWTSIVEIPAGNLPGKSPGATNAKASQAASLSALTKKVDGGRLFSSSLVNVLLTNDGRVLAGAVPASALQAAAAQ, encoded by the coding sequence ATGAACAGGAAAATTTTGAAATGGCTGCCGGTCGCCGTGGTTCCGATGGTGATCGCCGGCGGCACGTTGGCGGCGCATGCCTCGCCCGATGAGAACTTGCCGGCGAAGACTCCCGAACAAGTGCTCACGCTTGCCCAAAAGGCGCAGCCACAGCCGTTTTCCGGCCAATTCACCCAAACGTCGAATCTTGGGCTCCCGTCCCTGCCGCAAAGCGACCAAGGCTCCCACTCACGGCTTTCCGAGGCGTTGGATCTGGCCACCGGCACCCACCAAGCGCGCGTGTACGTCGGCGGGCCCCGGAAGTCACGCGTCCAAGTGCTCGACAAACTGGCCGAACGCGATGTGGTGCGCAACGGCCGCACGGTCTGGGCGTACGACTCCGCCAAGCAGGCCGCCACGCGCGTCACCCTGCCGGCAGCGCAGCAGCCGTCCGGCAAGCACGCTGCGAGCCCTTCATCGCCGGAGAAGTCGGCAAAGAAGTTCCTGGCAAACGTGTCCCCCACGACAAGGGTGCAACTGGGCAACGACACCACGGTCGCCGGGCGCTCGGCTTACGATCTCGTGTTGACGCCGCGCACATCGAAGACCTTGATCGGTTCGGTCTCCATCGCAGTCGATGCGAAGACCGGGATGGCGTTGAGCGTGGCAGTCACGGCGCGCGGGAACGAGACGCCCGCCGTTAAGACGGCGTTCACGTCGTTGAAGCTCCAAGCACCGGCTGCCGGCCGCTTCAATTTCACCCCGCCGGAGGGCACCAAGGTCCGGACCAAGCGTCTCAAGAACCACTCGCACGAACGGGCGACAAAGCACGACGAGGCGACAACGATCGGGCACGGCTGGACATCGATTGTGGAGATTCCAGCCGGAAATCTGCCCGGCAAGAGCCCGGGCGCCACGAACGCAAAGGCGTCGCAGGCCGCGTCCCTGTCCGCGCTGACGAAGAAGGTCGACGGAGGCCGGCTGTTCAGTTCGTCCCTCGTGAATGTGCTGCTGACGAACGATGGCCGGGTCTTGGCCGGCGCCGTGCCGGCAAGCGCATTGCAAGCGGCCGCCGCTCAGTGA
- a CDS encoding ATP-binding cassette domain-containing protein, giving the protein MNAAPSDLAIRTRGLSKRFGGRAAVDRIDLSVPRGSVFGFLGPNGSGKTTTIRMLLGLIEASDGEIDVLGHEVPRGLHRVLPRVGALVEGPAFYPFLSGTANLRRLDSADSFAVRSTRNARIGAAIDRVGLSHAASKKVHAYSLGMKQRLGIAHALGDAHNLLVLDEPTNGLDPQGTREVRSLIRSLAGEGTTVFVSSHLLAEIEQMCTHAAIMSSGRLVAQGTLDELRQAGTARIRLETPDDAPARRVLASLGLEVAPSGASGGPGDFADFGGSVTAAVSADVAPETIVASLVEAGVRVRGFEVRSESLEDRFVELTGEGFNVAG; this is encoded by the coding sequence GTGAACGCCGCGCCGTCCGACCTCGCCATCCGGACCCGCGGGCTGAGCAAGCGCTTCGGAGGCCGTGCGGCGGTCGACCGGATCGACCTGTCGGTGCCGCGCGGCAGTGTATTCGGCTTTCTCGGGCCGAACGGCTCCGGCAAGACGACAACTATTCGCATGCTGCTCGGGCTGATCGAAGCCTCCGACGGCGAGATCGACGTGCTCGGCCACGAGGTTCCGCGCGGCCTGCACCGGGTACTCCCCCGCGTTGGCGCTCTCGTCGAAGGCCCGGCGTTCTATCCGTTCCTTTCCGGGACGGCGAATTTGCGCCGGCTCGACTCGGCCGACAGTTTTGCCGTCCGGTCCACGCGCAATGCGCGCATTGGTGCGGCGATCGACCGCGTCGGCCTCTCCCACGCCGCATCGAAGAAGGTGCACGCGTATTCGCTCGGGATGAAACAGCGCCTCGGCATTGCTCACGCCTTGGGTGATGCGCACAATCTGCTGGTGCTCGACGAGCCTACGAACGGCCTGGATCCGCAGGGAACCCGCGAGGTGCGCTCGTTGATCCGTTCGCTGGCCGGTGAGGGAACCACTGTTTTCGTGTCGAGCCATTTGCTGGCCGAAATCGAGCAGATGTGCACGCACGCCGCAATCATGAGTTCGGGCCGTCTCGTTGCGCAAGGCACTCTCGACGAACTCCGGCAGGCCGGCACCGCGCGGATACGCCTCGAGACGCCGGACGACGCGCCGGCACGCCGGGTGCTCGCATCGCTCGGGCTTGAGGTCGCGCCGTCCGGAGCATCCGGCGGGCCCGGCGATTTCGCGGATTTCGGCGGATCGGTCACGGCGGCCGTCTCCGCCGACGTGGCGCCGGAAACGATAGTTGCGTCATTGGTGGAGGCCGGCGTGCGGGTGCGTGGTTTCGAGGTCCGCAGCGAAAGCCTCGAGGACAGGTTCGTCGAGTTGACCGGTGAGGGATTCAATGTCGCCGGATGA
- a CDS encoding ABC transporter permease — protein MSPDDPFTTGDARPAAARHGGRALVASEIGFVFRRRRTWAMLAALALIPVLIGVVVRVTSSGPPAGRGPQFLSQITDNGLFVGLTALVVSIPLFLPLTVGVVAGDTIAGEAGAGTLRYLLVAPAGRVRLLGVKYIGAAVFCLSAVLAVVVAGTVIGLILFPVGPVPLLSGETISVAQSLGRLLLVAAFVCVSLLGMTAIGLFISTLTDVPVGAMAATIVLAVVSQVLDSLPQLSWLHPWLFSHYWLEFAGLLRSPISWDAFGANSLLQLGYIAMFGALAYARFTTKDVLS, from the coding sequence ATGTCGCCGGATGATCCGTTCACGACCGGCGACGCCCGGCCGGCAGCGGCCCGGCACGGCGGCCGGGCTCTCGTGGCCAGCGAGATCGGGTTCGTTTTTCGGCGGCGCCGCACGTGGGCAATGCTTGCCGCGCTGGCGTTGATTCCGGTACTGATCGGCGTGGTCGTGCGCGTGACGTCGTCCGGGCCGCCGGCCGGGCGCGGCCCGCAGTTCCTGTCGCAGATCACCGACAACGGGCTGTTCGTCGGGTTGACCGCCCTTGTCGTGTCGATACCGCTCTTCCTGCCGCTGACGGTCGGCGTGGTCGCCGGGGACACGATCGCCGGCGAAGCCGGGGCCGGCACGCTCCGCTACTTATTGGTGGCCCCGGCCGGCCGTGTGCGCCTGCTCGGCGTCAAATACATCGGTGCCGCGGTATTCTGCCTCAGCGCGGTGTTGGCCGTCGTCGTGGCCGGAACCGTCATCGGGCTCATCCTGTTCCCGGTCGGGCCGGTGCCGTTGTTGTCGGGCGAGACGATTTCGGTGGCGCAGTCGTTGGGCAGGTTGCTGCTGGTGGCGGCTTTCGTCTGCGTGTCGTTGCTCGGCATGACCGCCATCGGGCTGTTCATTTCGACCTTGACCGACGTGCCTGTTGGCGCGATGGCGGCCACGATAGTACTGGCAGTCGTCTCGCAGGTGCTGGATTCGCTGCCGCAGTTGTCGTGGCTGCATCCATGGCTCTTTTCGCACTATTGGCTGGAGTTCGCCGGTCTGTTGCGGTCGCCGATCTCGTGGGATGCGTTTGGCGCGAATTCGCTGTTGCAGCTGGGGTACATCGCCATGTTCGGCGCACTGGCCTATGCCCGATTCACGACGAAGGATGTGCTGTCGTAA
- a CDS encoding FMN-dependent NADH-azoreductase, whose amino-acid sequence MPTLLHLDSSADLTNSRSRTLSARFAEEWRAAGADHTVRYRDLHRRQLPHLADAALHWPERLRPDDANPPADAVTLQNELIDELTAADALVIGLGLYNYSMPSTLKAWIDHIHVPAVTAPFDVEVQPMAGKPALIITSRGAVYDVGTPTADWDHATPALKIILGEALGMDVDAVTISRTLAGRVPALAAEAERGKQEFDAALERVTELARRYAHKE is encoded by the coding sequence ATGCCCACATTGCTGCACCTGGATTCCTCCGCCGATCTGACCAATTCCCGCTCGCGCACCTTGAGCGCACGATTTGCCGAAGAGTGGCGTGCCGCCGGGGCCGATCACACGGTCCGGTACCGCGACCTGCACCGGCGCCAACTGCCGCACCTGGCCGACGCCGCGCTGCACTGGCCCGAGCGTTTGCGCCCGGACGATGCGAATCCTCCTGCCGACGCCGTCACGTTGCAGAACGAGCTCATCGACGAGCTGACGGCGGCCGATGCGCTCGTCATCGGTCTGGGACTCTACAACTACTCGATGCCGTCGACGCTCAAGGCATGGATCGACCACATCCACGTACCGGCCGTGACGGCGCCGTTCGATGTCGAAGTGCAGCCCATGGCCGGTAAACCCGCTCTCATCATCACGAGTCGCGGGGCCGTGTACGACGTCGGCACGCCGACCGCCGATTGGGATCACGCCACTCCCGCGCTGAAAATCATCCTGGGCGAAGCGCTGGGCATGGACGTCGACGCCGTCACCATCAGCCGCACACTTGCCGGCCGAGTGCCGGCGCTTGCCGCCGAGGCCGAACGCGGCAAGCAGGAGTTCGATGCGGCGCTGGAACGTGTGACGGAGCTGGCCCGTCGTTATGCCCACAAGGAGTGA